The proteins below come from a single Fodinicola acaciae genomic window:
- the cobO gene encoding cob(I)yrinic acid a,c-diamide adenosyltransferase, translating to MPQGKPSVVPDDGLTTRQRRNRPLLIVHTGQMRGKSTAAFGMAMRAWNQGWSIGVFQFVKSAKWKVGEESAFRALGAMHRQTGEGGPVAWHKMGEGWSWIQRPGSEQDHAASAAEGWAQIRRDLAAETYDFYVLDEFTYPLKWGWVDVDDVVATLRDRPGRQHVVITGRDAAAPLVEAADMVVEMTKIKHPMDSGQKGQRGIEW from the coding sequence ATGCCGCAAGGAAAACCGAGCGTGGTGCCGGACGACGGCCTGACGACGCGCCAACGGCGCAACCGTCCGCTGTTGATCGTCCACACTGGACAGATGCGCGGCAAGTCCACGGCCGCCTTTGGCATGGCGATGCGCGCCTGGAACCAGGGATGGTCGATCGGCGTCTTCCAGTTTGTCAAGAGTGCCAAGTGGAAGGTCGGCGAGGAGTCGGCTTTTCGCGCGCTCGGCGCGATGCACCGGCAGACCGGCGAAGGTGGACCGGTCGCCTGGCACAAGATGGGTGAGGGTTGGTCGTGGATCCAGCGGCCAGGCAGCGAGCAGGACCACGCTGCCAGTGCCGCCGAGGGATGGGCTCAGATCAGGCGGGATCTGGCGGCGGAGACGTACGACTTCTATGTGCTGGACGAGTTCACGTATCCACTGAAATGGGGTTGGGTCGACGTTGACGACGTGGTCGCGACGCTGCGAGACCGGCCGGGGCGCCAGCATGTCGTGATCACCGGCCGCGATGCCGCCGCGCCACTGGTCGAAGCCGCCGACATGGTGGTGGAGATGACGAAGATCAAGCATCCGATGGACAGCGGCCAGAAAGGTCAGCGAGGCATCGAATGGTGA
- a CDS encoding cobyrinate a,c-diamide synthase yields the protein MVTVPRLVVAAPASGHGKTTVATGLMAALTASGLSVSPHKIGPDYIDPGYHALAAGRPGRNLDAVLCGEELVVPLFLHGASGCDIAIVEGVMGLYDGRGTTSYGSTAHVASLLDAPVLFVVDAAAQGRSVAAAVAGFQAYDQRIRIAGVVLNRVGSDRHEEILRTALSELGIAVLGVLRRDDAISAPSRHLGLVPAAERAATAVSTVDNLGAAMAASVDLAAVVGIARSAGSLAGRPWQAPVRQVSRRPIVAIAAGPAFTFSYAETAELLTAAGAQAVPFDPLHDPQLPHGTAGLVIGGGFPEIHAETLSGNEPLRRAVAAFDGPIAAECAGLLYLSRELDGHPMCGVLDAKAAMTPRLSLGYRDAVSATDSVLLPRGVSVTGHEFHRTAVEPAAGPAAWSYDGRSEGFAIGSVHASYLHLHWAGHPEIASRFVQAAAG from the coding sequence ATGGTGACCGTCCCCCGGCTGGTCGTCGCGGCACCGGCGTCGGGACACGGCAAGACGACGGTGGCGACCGGTCTGATGGCGGCCTTGACTGCCAGCGGACTTTCCGTGTCACCGCACAAAATCGGCCCGGACTACATCGACCCCGGCTATCACGCACTGGCCGCCGGCCGGCCGGGCCGCAACCTGGATGCCGTGTTGTGCGGCGAAGAACTCGTGGTGCCCCTGTTCCTGCACGGCGCAAGCGGTTGTGACATCGCGATTGTCGAAGGTGTCATGGGGTTGTACGACGGACGCGGCACGACCTCGTACGGATCGACGGCGCACGTGGCCAGTCTTCTGGACGCTCCGGTGCTGTTCGTGGTGGACGCCGCCGCGCAGGGTCGATCGGTGGCCGCGGCTGTCGCGGGTTTTCAGGCGTACGACCAGAGGATCCGGATTGCCGGCGTCGTCCTCAACCGCGTCGGCTCCGACCGGCACGAGGAGATCCTGCGCACCGCACTGAGCGAGCTCGGCATTGCGGTGTTGGGGGTCCTGCGGCGCGACGACGCGATTTCGGCGCCATCGCGCCATCTCGGACTGGTGCCGGCCGCCGAACGCGCCGCGACGGCGGTGTCCACTGTGGACAACCTCGGCGCCGCGATGGCGGCATCCGTCGACCTGGCCGCGGTCGTGGGCATTGCGCGCTCCGCCGGCTCGCTGGCTGGCCGGCCGTGGCAGGCACCGGTCCGTCAGGTGTCGCGACGACCGATCGTGGCGATCGCGGCCGGACCGGCATTCACCTTCTCGTACGCCGAAACCGCCGAGCTGCTGACGGCAGCCGGTGCCCAGGCGGTGCCCTTCGATCCGCTGCACGATCCGCAGCTTCCGCACGGCACCGCCGGACTGGTGATCGGTGGCGGGTTTCCGGAGATCCATGCCGAAACGTTGTCTGGCAACGAGCCGCTTCGGCGCGCGGTCGCCGCGTTCGATGGCCCGATCGCCGCCGAGTGTGCCGGTTTGCTGTATCTGTCCAGAGAACTTGACGGCCATCCGATGTGTGGCGTGCTGGATGCCAAAGCCGCGATGACGCCTCGGTTGTCGCTGGGTTATCGAGACGCGGTGTCGGCGACGGACTCCGTGCTGTTGCCGCGCGGCGTTTCGGTCACCGGGCACGAGTTTCACCGCACGGCCGTCGAACCGGCGGCAGGACCGGCGGCCTGGTCGTACGACGGACGATCCGAAGGTTTCGCGATCGGCTCCGTCCATGCCTCGTATCTGCACCTGCACTGGGCCGGCCACCCGGAGATCGCCAGCCGGTTCGTCCAGGCAGCGGCCGGATGA
- a CDS encoding nuclear transport factor 2 family protein: protein MSEANIDLALRYHEAVAAGAVGDELSAFFTADAVHHELPNSIIPAGARRDLEGILTAAEGGQQVVSEQSFDIENVFAADDQVLVESLWTGKLRNAMGDLPAGHVIRAHIATVLRIRDGRIAEQRNYDCYQPFSQPAER, encoded by the coding sequence ATGAGTGAGGCAAACATTGACTTGGCACTCCGCTATCACGAAGCAGTGGCCGCTGGCGCTGTTGGTGACGAGTTGTCGGCGTTTTTTACCGCCGACGCGGTGCATCACGAGCTGCCGAATTCGATCATACCAGCGGGTGCGCGACGTGACCTGGAGGGCATTCTGACCGCGGCTGAGGGAGGCCAGCAGGTCGTCAGTGAGCAATCCTTCGACATCGAGAACGTGTTCGCCGCTGACGACCAGGTGCTGGTCGAGTCGTTGTGGACCGGAAAACTGCGTAACGCGATGGGAGATCTGCCGGCCGGCCACGTGATACGGGCACATATCGCGACCGTCCTGCGGATCCGTGACGGACGCATTGCCGAGCAACGAAACTACGACTGTTACCAGCCGTTCAGCCAACCCGCGGAGCGGTGA
- a CDS encoding adenosylcobinamide-GDP ribazoletransferase has translation MSAVRRGVVSLLLAVTMFTVTPVPVTATVRADRRTARLAIVWLPTIGIALGAVAAAVLYAVHFLALGPIGDYLAATLAISLLAAATRCLHLDGLADTADGLGSRAAPARALEIMRRSDIGPFGVVTLLLLVIVQISALAQCMHLGWQFGMLAVIAAVVAGRIAVVVACSRHVPSARPDGFGALVAGSLSRLVGWSWSLVVLGLAWTGGNLLDKGIVTVAAVLAGLVAAAILRGLAVRRFGGVTGDVFGALVETTTTVVLVVLALGG, from the coding sequence ATGAGTGCCGTACGTCGCGGCGTCGTTTCGCTGTTGCTCGCGGTGACGATGTTCACCGTCACACCGGTCCCGGTGACCGCGACGGTGCGCGCCGACCGGCGTACGGCTCGGTTGGCGATCGTGTGGCTTCCGACCATCGGGATCGCATTGGGCGCGGTGGCGGCGGCGGTGCTCTACGCCGTCCATTTTCTCGCGCTCGGACCGATCGGCGACTATCTCGCCGCGACGTTGGCGATCTCGTTGCTGGCGGCCGCGACTCGATGCCTGCACCTTGACGGACTCGCCGACACCGCGGACGGCCTCGGCTCGCGAGCAGCACCGGCACGTGCGCTGGAGATCATGCGCCGGTCCGACATCGGTCCGTTTGGCGTCGTGACACTGCTTCTCTTGGTGATCGTGCAGATTTCCGCGCTGGCGCAATGCATGCACCTCGGCTGGCAGTTTGGGATGCTGGCGGTGATCGCCGCAGTCGTCGCCGGCCGGATCGCGGTCGTGGTGGCGTGTTCGCGGCACGTGCCGTCAGCGCGGCCGGACGGTTTCGGCGCATTGGTGGCCGGGAGCCTGAGCCGTCTGGTCGGCTGGTCGTGGAGTCTTGTCGTGCTCGGATTGGCCTGGACCGGTGGAAATCTCCTCGACAAGGGGATAGTGACAGTCGCCGCCGTGCTCGCTGGTTTGGTCGCGGCGGCGATCCTGCGCGGACTGGCGGTGCGTCGGTTCGGTGGCGTCACCGGCGATGTCTTCGGCGCATTGGTGGAAACCACGACGACTGTCGTCCTCGTCGTACTGGCTCTCGGCGGTTAA
- a CDS encoding alpha/beta hydrolase: protein MEASREVLSRPAAPPDLTLAYGPHPDQVADVRASAATGPLVMFWHGGFWRDPITRAYTGPLAVDLAGRGFTVVSVEYRRTGGAGGWPATFDDVELAARQVPDLVAAAGVSFAGVMYAGHSAGGHLAVWAAAQDLAADILGVVALAPVIDLVEASRRDLDEGAARALLGAGPTTRRSAMRSPTRRGFGRLACR, encoded by the coding sequence GTGGAGGCAAGCCGCGAGGTGCTCAGCAGGCCGGCCGCGCCGCCGGACCTGACCCTCGCGTACGGACCGCATCCCGACCAGGTGGCGGACGTACGCGCGTCGGCCGCGACAGGTCCACTGGTGATGTTCTGGCACGGCGGTTTCTGGCGCGATCCGATCACACGTGCGTACACCGGCCCGCTCGCCGTCGACCTGGCCGGTCGCGGTTTTACGGTGGTCAGCGTGGAATATCGGCGCACCGGCGGTGCCGGCGGATGGCCGGCGACCTTCGACGACGTCGAACTGGCGGCGCGGCAGGTGCCGGATCTCGTCGCGGCCGCAGGAGTGTCGTTTGCCGGTGTCATGTACGCCGGCCATTCCGCCGGCGGCCACCTCGCGGTCTGGGCCGCCGCGCAGGACCTGGCAGCCGACATTCTCGGCGTGGTCGCGTTGGCGCCGGTCATCGATCTCGTCGAAGCATCTCGGCGTGATCTTGACGAAGGCGCGGCACGTGCGTTGCTCGGCGCCGGTCCGACGACGCGCCGGAGCGCTATGCGCTCGCCGACACGGCGCGGATTCGGGCGCCTCGCGTGCCGGTGA
- a CDS encoding VOC family protein → MPQPQGEELEKIRARRDELRDRYLRPAGERPTTAVRGVHHIALICRDVEETIRFYQEFLGFPLVELVENRDYSGSSHFFFDIGNRNLLGFFDFPGHGHPDFSETIGAVQHLALSTSPENFVRIKEILDAEGIEYLGPDRGVEDSLYIRDPNGIGLEFYREELGTFNGQKILG, encoded by the coding sequence ATGCCGCAACCACAAGGCGAGGAACTGGAAAAGATCCGCGCGCGGCGCGACGAGCTGCGCGACCGATATCTGCGTCCGGCCGGTGAGCGTCCGACGACTGCGGTGCGAGGCGTCCACCACATCGCGTTGATCTGCCGGGATGTCGAGGAGACGATCAGGTTCTATCAGGAGTTCCTTGGCTTTCCGCTGGTCGAGCTGGTGGAAAACCGGGACTACAGCGGCTCCAGCCATTTCTTCTTCGACATCGGCAACCGCAATCTGCTCGGTTTTTTCGACTTTCCCGGTCACGGCCACCCCGACTTCAGCGAGACGATCGGCGCCGTGCAGCACCTGGCGTTGTCCACCTCACCGGAGAACTTCGTCCGGATCAAGGAGATACTCGACGCCGAGGGGATCGAATACCTCGGTCCGGACCGTGGGGTGGAGGACAGCCTCTACATCCGCGATCCCAACGGCATCGGCCTGGAGTTCTATCGCGAGGAGCTCGGCACCTTCAACGGCCAGAAAATTCTCGGCTAG
- the cobT gene encoding nicotinate-nucleotide--dimethylbenzimidazole phosphoribosyltransferase — protein MSAVLEETLAAIRPADQAAMRAAQERQSRLTKPPGSLGALETESIRLAGLAGECPPPLAEPAAVAVFAADHGVHAQGVSPWPQEVTGQMVANFAVGGAVVNAIARQSGAEVMVVDVGVAAELPPAVGVLARKVRPGTADITVEAAMSRAEAVRAIEVGIEVARLLYDTGNRCLLTGDMGIANTTASAALIAAFTGADPAAVTGRGTGIDDAMYDRKIQVVQRALSLHSPDPADPVGVLAAVGGLEHAALAGFVLGAAALRVPVVLDGVIACSAALAARAVAADSVAAMVAGHRSAEPGAAIALASLGLRPLVDLDLRLGEGSGAVLALPLVQSAVRVLREVATFDSAGVTDKNVSPAAAEGPRPAGRRVLVLGGARSGKSAEAEALLSDVDTVDYVAPGPLPAADDPEWTARVAAHRASRPASWRTHETRDLVPLLAEDTSVPLMVDCLSTWLSGVMDDCGLWAEKPDADQMLADRVDSLVSAWQTTGRQVVAVSNEVGSGVVPPTPAGRRFRDELGRVNARIAAVSDQVVHMIAGIPTRLK, from the coding sequence ATGAGTGCCGTGCTGGAGGAGACGTTGGCCGCGATCCGGCCGGCGGACCAGGCCGCGATGCGAGCCGCGCAGGAGCGGCAGAGCCGGCTCACCAAACCGCCGGGATCGCTTGGAGCGCTGGAAACCGAGTCGATCCGGCTGGCCGGCCTGGCCGGCGAATGTCCGCCGCCACTGGCGGAACCGGCCGCGGTCGCGGTGTTCGCCGCCGACCACGGCGTCCACGCGCAGGGCGTGTCGCCGTGGCCGCAGGAGGTGACCGGCCAGATGGTGGCGAATTTCGCCGTTGGCGGCGCCGTTGTGAACGCGATTGCTCGGCAGAGCGGCGCGGAGGTCATGGTCGTGGACGTCGGTGTCGCCGCGGAGCTGCCGCCGGCAGTTGGCGTGCTGGCGCGGAAAGTGCGGCCAGGCACCGCGGACATCACTGTGGAGGCAGCGATGTCGCGGGCGGAGGCCGTACGAGCCATCGAGGTCGGCATCGAGGTGGCGCGCCTGCTTTACGACACCGGCAATCGGTGCCTTTTGACCGGTGACATGGGGATCGCCAACACGACGGCCTCCGCCGCGTTGATCGCGGCCTTCACCGGCGCTGACCCCGCGGCGGTGACCGGCCGCGGCACCGGCATCGACGATGCCATGTATGACAGGAAAATCCAGGTCGTGCAGCGCGCGCTTTCCTTGCATTCTCCCGATCCTGCCGATCCTGTCGGCGTACTAGCCGCGGTCGGTGGCCTGGAGCATGCTGCTCTGGCCGGATTCGTGCTCGGTGCGGCCGCATTGCGGGTGCCTGTCGTGCTCGACGGTGTGATTGCCTGCTCGGCAGCGCTTGCCGCACGAGCGGTTGCCGCGGACTCTGTCGCGGCGATGGTGGCCGGCCATCGCTCGGCCGAGCCAGGTGCGGCGATTGCCCTGGCCAGCCTCGGACTGCGGCCACTGGTCGACCTCGACCTGCGGCTCGGCGAAGGCTCCGGCGCGGTTTTGGCTCTGCCGTTGGTGCAAAGTGCCGTACGCGTGCTGCGTGAGGTAGCCACCTTCGACAGTGCCGGTGTCACCGACAAGAACGTGTCGCCGGCCGCGGCCGAGGGTCCGCGACCGGCAGGCCGGCGCGTGCTCGTACTCGGCGGTGCGCGGTCAGGCAAATCCGCCGAAGCGGAGGCACTTCTGTCCGATGTGGACACGGTCGATTACGTCGCGCCTGGACCGCTGCCGGCGGCGGACGATCCGGAATGGACCGCCCGAGTGGCCGCACATCGCGCCAGCCGGCCGGCTTCCTGGCGTACGCACGAGACGCGTGATCTGGTGCCGCTGTTGGCCGAGGACACCTCCGTGCCGCTGATGGTCGACTGCCTGTCGACCTGGCTCAGCGGGGTGATGGACGACTGCGGTCTGTGGGCGGAGAAACCGGACGCTGACCAGATGTTGGCCGACCGAGTGGATTCCCTGGTGTCCGCCTGGCAGACGACCGGTCGTCAGGTGGTCGCGGTCAGCAACGAGGTCGGCTCCGGCGTGGTGCCGCCGACGCCGGCCGGTCGACGTTTTCGCGACGAACTCGGACGTGTCAACGCGCGGATCGCCGCGGTCAGTGATCAAGTGGTGCACATGATCGCAGGAATACCGACCAGGCTCAAATGA
- a CDS encoding BPL-N domain-containing protein: MRRWIALALTAALVAALAACGGQQQSGPLALVYRGPAACSGCADAVAKLLRNSPSHFRVMFVGPDGDQPLSAATLKTAVVYAQPGGGSLDPAWRRMRHYADDIRAWVRGGGTYLGFCLGGYLAGATPGFGLLPGDTNAYIDSRGATVASSDDTVVAVTWRGQRRHMYFQDGPIFQLRRGSTATVLATYPTGAAAAVATTYGRGRVGVVGPHPEADQSWYSDARLDNPDGVRPDLGYDLIETTVHLPAPAPTR; this comes from the coding sequence ATGAGACGCTGGATCGCACTGGCCCTGACAGCCGCGCTGGTGGCGGCTCTGGCGGCATGTGGCGGTCAGCAGCAATCTGGTCCGCTGGCACTGGTCTATCGCGGACCGGCGGCCTGTTCCGGCTGCGCGGACGCGGTCGCCAAGCTGCTGCGAAACTCACCGAGCCATTTCCGCGTAATGTTCGTCGGACCCGACGGCGACCAGCCACTTTCGGCCGCCACGCTGAAAACCGCCGTCGTCTACGCGCAGCCAGGCGGTGGCAGCCTTGACCCGGCCTGGCGGCGGATGCGACATTACGCCGACGACATCCGGGCGTGGGTCCGCGGCGGTGGCACGTATCTCGGCTTTTGCCTCGGCGGCTATCTGGCCGGCGCGACACCGGGTTTCGGCCTGCTTCCCGGCGACACCAACGCCTACATCGACTCGCGCGGTGCCACGGTCGCCAGCTCCGACGACACGGTCGTCGCGGTGACCTGGCGCGGGCAGCGGCGGCACATGTACTTCCAGGATGGACCGATTTTCCAGCTGAGACGGGGATCCACCGCGACGGTGCTGGCGACGTATCCGACCGGCGCGGCCGCTGCCGTGGCGACGACGTACGGCCGCGGCAGGGTCGGCGTCGTCGGTCCGCATCCGGAGGCCGACCAGTCCTGGTATTCCGACGCGCGGCTGGACAACCCCGACGGCGTACGGCCGGATCTCGGCTATGACCTGATCGAGACGACGGTGCACCTGCCGGCGCCGGCTCCGACCAGATAA
- the cobC gene encoding Rv2231c family pyridoxal phosphate-dependent protein CobC, which produces MSALVVGVGCRSGATADDILALLSNTLAEAGLSIGAVSQLSTVDVKATEPAVVEAARRLGVPVVACPATTLASIEVSQMSDAAACAVGTGSVAEAAVLAAGAEIVVQREKSAVATVSVGRLTFDLSHHGDADAEPGLVDLAVNVRAGAPPGWLRDQLTQALREISAYPDVTTARLAVARRHSRDPAEVLLTAGAAEAFVLLARTTRARRIVVVHPQFTEPEAAMRAAGHRVERVVLPAESGFFLDPALVPTDADLVLVGNPTNPTSVLHPAATLRQLARPGRMLVVDEAFADTIAGEPESLSADADVPGLVVLRSLTKTWGLAGLRVGYLLAERSVVSTVERAQPLWSVSSLAAVAAEACSTPVAVAEAAAAAEVLARHRGYLVSRLRALGIDLPVEPASSFVLLRLADGPGVRDRLRKRGFAVRRGDTFPGLGPDWLRIAVRDPATTDAFVGVLAEVL; this is translated from the coding sequence ATGAGCGCGCTCGTCGTCGGCGTCGGATGCCGGTCAGGCGCGACCGCGGACGACATCCTTGCGCTGCTCTCCAATACGCTCGCCGAGGCCGGGCTGTCGATCGGCGCCGTCAGCCAACTGTCCACTGTGGACGTCAAGGCGACGGAGCCGGCCGTGGTCGAAGCGGCCCGGCGTTTGGGCGTGCCTGTTGTCGCCTGTCCGGCGACGACGCTGGCCAGTATCGAGGTCTCGCAAATGAGCGACGCGGCGGCGTGTGCGGTCGGCACGGGCAGTGTCGCCGAAGCGGCTGTCCTTGCCGCCGGTGCGGAGATCGTTGTGCAGCGTGAGAAATCGGCCGTCGCGACCGTCTCGGTGGGACGGCTGACATTTGACCTGTCGCATCACGGTGACGCCGACGCGGAGCCGGGTTTGGTGGACCTCGCCGTGAACGTACGCGCCGGCGCACCGCCGGGCTGGCTGCGCGACCAGTTGACCCAGGCGCTGCGGGAAATCTCCGCGTATCCGGATGTCACGACCGCTCGCCTCGCGGTGGCGCGGCGGCATAGCCGCGACCCGGCCGAGGTGCTGCTGACCGCTGGTGCGGCGGAAGCCTTCGTATTGCTGGCAAGGACGACACGAGCACGCCGGATCGTCGTCGTGCATCCGCAGTTCACGGAGCCGGAGGCGGCGATGCGCGCTGCCGGTCACCGTGTCGAACGGGTCGTATTGCCGGCCGAGTCGGGATTTTTCCTTGATCCTGCCCTGGTTCCGACGGATGCGGATCTCGTGCTGGTGGGGAATCCGACGAACCCTACGTCGGTGCTGCATCCGGCCGCCACCCTGCGCCAGCTGGCACGTCCAGGCCGGATGCTCGTTGTCGACGAGGCGTTCGCCGACACCATCGCCGGCGAACCCGAGTCGCTGTCCGCAGATGCGGACGTGCCGGGCCTGGTGGTGTTACGCAGCCTGACAAAAACCTGGGGCCTGGCCGGCCTGCGGGTCGGTTACCTGCTTGCCGAACGTTCCGTGGTGTCCACTGTGGAGCGTGCACAGCCGCTGTGGTCTGTGTCGAGCCTGGCAGCCGTCGCCGCCGAAGCATGCTCCACACCGGTCGCGGTCGCCGAGGCCGCCGCCGCGGCTGAGGTCCTGGCACGCCACCGGGGCTATCTCGTGAGCCGTTTGCGCGCTCTGGGAATTGACTTGCCGGTGGAGCCGGCGTCGTCGTTCGTGTTGCTGCGGCTGGCCGATGGCCCCGGCGTACGCGATCGGCTTCGCAAGCGCGGTTTCGCGGTCCGGCGCGGTGACACTTTTCCCGGTCTGGGACCGGACTGGCTGCGGATCGCGGTGCGCGATCCGGCGACGACCGACGCCTTCGTCGGTGTTCTTGCGGAGGTCTTATGA
- a CDS encoding magnesium chelatase subunit D family protein encodes MDDLRLALVLNAVSPAIGGVLVRGEKGTAKSTAVRALAAVLPAVAVVGGCRFSCDPADADPSCPDGPHCSTDPAENRPARLVELPVGASEDRLVGALDIERALAEGVKAYEPGLLAAAHRGILYVDEVNLLGDHLVDLLLDAAALGTSYVEREGVSVRHRSRFLLVGTMNPEEGELRPQLLDRFGLTVEVAAPRKVDDRAEVVRRRLGFDADPAAFTARFAEQERKLSERIVRAQASLSDVDLPDAALRQIASVCASFEVDGLRADIVIARTAIAHAAWQERQTVDAEDVRVAARLALPHRRRRNPFDAPGLDEEQLDNALSEADPPPGPAGPDDDGPGSGAAASGENAMGPSKESVAAPTETFRTRRLEVPGVGSGVAGRRSRAKTDSGRVTGSRPSTGKSGRPHLVATMAAAAPQQKARGRSGTGLVVRREDVRLARREGRESNLVLFAVDASGSMAARARMSAVKGAVLSLLLDAYQRRDKVGLVTFRGDSAEVVLPPTSSVDAAAARLTALPTGGRTPLAEGLLRAREVLRVERLRDARRRPLLVVVTDGRATGRAGSPLEDAHRTAALLASEGVAAVVVDCENGPIRLGLAEKLATVLDGPVLRLEELAVETLAASVRTLTGAA; translated from the coding sequence ATGGACGACCTGCGCCTCGCGCTGGTGCTGAACGCGGTTTCTCCGGCGATCGGCGGTGTGCTCGTACGCGGTGAGAAAGGCACGGCGAAGTCCACCGCTGTGCGCGCGTTGGCAGCGGTCCTGCCGGCGGTGGCCGTCGTCGGCGGCTGCCGTTTCAGCTGCGATCCGGCCGATGCCGACCCGTCATGTCCGGACGGGCCGCACTGCTCGACGGATCCGGCCGAGAACCGTCCGGCGCGGCTGGTCGAGCTGCCGGTCGGCGCGAGCGAGGACCGGTTGGTCGGCGCGCTGGACATCGAGCGTGCGCTGGCCGAAGGTGTCAAGGCGTACGAGCCGGGCCTGCTCGCGGCGGCACATCGCGGGATTCTCTACGTCGACGAGGTCAACCTGCTCGGCGACCATCTGGTCGACCTGCTGCTCGACGCGGCCGCACTCGGCACGTCCTATGTGGAGCGAGAAGGGGTGTCGGTGCGGCACCGCTCGCGTTTTCTGTTGGTCGGCACGATGAATCCGGAGGAAGGCGAGCTGCGGCCGCAGCTGCTCGACCGATTTGGCCTGACCGTCGAGGTGGCCGCGCCACGGAAGGTCGACGACCGTGCCGAGGTGGTCCGCCGGCGGCTCGGATTCGACGCGGATCCGGCCGCCTTCACCGCTCGTTTCGCTGAACAGGAACGAAAGTTGTCGGAGCGGATCGTACGCGCGCAGGCGTCGCTGTCCGATGTGGACCTGCCCGATGCCGCGCTGCGACAGATCGCGTCGGTGTGTGCCTCCTTCGAGGTGGACGGCCTGCGCGCCGACATTGTCATTGCTCGCACGGCAATCGCGCACGCGGCCTGGCAGGAGCGGCAGACCGTCGACGCCGAGGACGTCCGTGTCGCGGCTCGGCTCGCGTTGCCGCACCGGCGTCGCCGGAATCCGTTCGACGCACCGGGACTGGACGAGGAGCAGCTCGACAATGCCTTGTCTGAAGCCGATCCGCCGCCGGGGCCTGCTGGGCCGGACGACGACGGACCTGGCTCCGGCGCCGCCGCCAGCGGAGAAAATGCGATGGGGCCGTCCAAAGAGTCGGTCGCAGCGCCGACCGAGACCTTCCGTACGCGCCGGCTGGAAGTGCCAGGTGTCGGCAGCGGCGTCGCCGGCCGCCGGTCGCGCGCGAAGACCGACTCCGGTCGGGTGACCGGATCTCGTCCGTCCACCGGAAAATCCGGTCGTCCGCATCTGGTTGCGACGATGGCCGCCGCGGCACCGCAGCAGAAGGCTCGGGGACGCAGCGGCACTGGACTGGTCGTCCGGCGGGAGGACGTGCGGCTCGCGCGTCGCGAAGGACGCGAGTCGAACCTGGTGCTTTTCGCCGTGGACGCCAGCGGATCGATGGCGGCGCGAGCCCGGATGAGTGCGGTCAAAGGCGCTGTCCTGTCGCTGCTTCTCGACGCCTACCAGCGGCGCGACAAGGTCGGCCTGGTGACTTTTCGTGGTGACAGCGCGGAAGTGGTGCTGCCACCGACCTCATCGGTGGATGCCGCGGCGGCTCGGTTGACCGCATTGCCGACCGGCGGACGTACGCCCCTGGCGGAGGGTTTGTTGCGAGCACGCGAAGTCCTGCGGGTCGAACGCCTGCGAGACGCGCGCCGGCGGCCGCTTCTCGTCGTCGTCACCGACGGACGAGCGACGGGTCGCGCCGGCAGCCCCCTGGAGGACGCGCATCGCACGGCCGCGTTGTTGGCCTCCGAAGGCGTCGCGGCCGTTGTCGTGGATTGCGAGAACGGTCCGATCCGGTTGGGTTTGGCGGAAAAGCTGGCGACGGTGCTGGACGGTCCGGTGCTCCGGCTGGAGGAGCTGGCGGTCGAGACACTTGCTGCCTCGGTGCGTACGCTCACCGGAGCGGCCTGA